The following are encoded together in the Serratia odorifera genome:
- a CDS encoding ABC transporter substrate-binding protein yields the protein MLGDQARGLRSLVEAAGVMKDAPYQYRWANFQGAAPLFEAQRAAAVDTSYAGDLPVLMAAAGGVDFKLIQTNVGYGQSNGIVVPQDSPLHSVRQLQGQTVVVSSARGSISQNLLYAALQEAGLKREDVKIQFVMPTDASAAFSTGRVAAWAVFDPYLGVAEQSGARLLRDGQGLTPSLGFLTATTRSLADPDKRAAIKDFAERVARARQWAIDHPQEYARVYAQLTRLPLETARQIAGRTSKGAHSVNQQDVKVLQPVADLFYQLKILPRQVDVNNLIDKSFDLKE from the coding sequence GTGCTGGGCGATCAAGCCCGCGGGTTGCGTAGCCTGGTGGAAGCCGCTGGCGTGATGAAGGATGCGCCTTATCAGTATCGGTGGGCCAATTTCCAGGGGGCGGCGCCGTTGTTTGAGGCGCAGCGCGCAGCAGCGGTTGATACGTCCTATGCCGGGGATCTGCCGGTGTTAATGGCGGCGGCAGGCGGGGTGGATTTTAAGCTGATTCAGACCAACGTCGGCTATGGTCAGTCTAATGGGATTGTCGTGCCGCAGGATTCACCGTTGCACAGCGTTCGGCAGTTGCAAGGGCAAACGGTGGTAGTTTCCTCGGCGCGTGGCAGCATCTCGCAAAACCTGCTGTATGCGGCGTTGCAGGAGGCGGGGCTGAAACGGGAAGATGTGAAGATTCAGTTCGTCATGCCTACCGATGCCAGCGCGGCGTTTAGCACTGGCAGAGTGGCAGCCTGGGCGGTTTTTGATCCCTATTTGGGGGTTGCGGAGCAAAGCGGCGCGCGCCTGCTGCGCGATGGTCAGGGATTAACCCCGTCGCTCGGTTTCTTGACCGCCACTACGCGCTCATTGGCCGATCCGGACAAGCGAGCTGCCATCAAAGACTTTGCCGAACGCGTCGCCAGAGCGCGGCAGTGGGCGATCGATCATCCGCAGGAATACGCCAGGGTTTACGCTCAACTGACGCGTTTGCCACTGGAAACCGCTCGACAGATTGCGGGTCGGACCTCAAAGGGCGCGCATAGCGTCAATCAACAGGACGTCAAAGTGCTGCAACCGGTAGCTGATTTGTTTTATCAGTTAAAGATATTGCCCAGGCAGGTTGATGTTAACAATTTGATTGATAAGAGTTTTGACTTAAAGGAATAA